From a region of the Mus pahari chromosome 12, PAHARI_EIJ_v1.1, whole genome shotgun sequence genome:
- the C12H22orf39 gene encoding UPF0545 protein C22orf39 homolog — MAVAGSWQPPRPCEVYRAEWELCRSVGHVLHHYYVHGERPDCRQWLRDLTSCREWEESRSAEAQRSLCESEQARVQAAQKHTLVWALRQRPPTDWNLPLPQEKDK, encoded by the exons CCTCCCCGGCCGTGTGAAGTCTACCGCGCTGAGTGGGAGCTCTGCCGCAGCGTCGGGCACGTCCTACATCACTACTACGTCCACGGCGAGCGGCCAGATTGCAGACAGTGGCTGCGCGACCTGACTAGCTGCCGCGAGTGGGAGGAGAGCCGCAGCGCCGAGGCCCAG CGATCCCTCTGTGAGAGCGAGCAGGCACGGGTCCAGGCTGCTCAGAAGCACACCTTGGTATGGGCCTTGAGGCAAAGGCCCCCTACGGACTGGAACCTCCCTCTACCACAGGAGAAGGACAAGTGA